In Allomuricauda ruestringensis DSM 13258, the following proteins share a genomic window:
- a CDS encoding DUF2752 domain-containing protein: MVKNDVKIKPEYKNNSIFRALQPMMNLTPTINAFSLENYMLPCLNKKILGVDCPGCGLQRSVDLLLHGEFVAAFQMYPAIYTIIPLFAMVISNKVFNLKVDNRLITGLGAATVALILINYIIKFIH, encoded by the coding sequence GTGGTAAAAAATGATGTAAAAATTAAACCTGAATACAAAAATAATAGTATTTTTCGGGCACTACAGCCTATGATGAACCTAACACCAACCATAAACGCCTTTAGTTTAGAAAACTACATGCTACCGTGCCTCAATAAAAAAATTTTGGGTGTGGATTGCCCGGGTTGTGGGTTGCAACGATCCGTTGATTTGTTGTTGCATGGTGAGTTTGTGGCCGCTTTTCAAATGTATCCGGCTATTTATACCATTATACCTCTGTTTGCTATGGTCATTAGCAATAAAGTATTCAATTTAAAGGTAGATAACCGATTGATCACTGGCTTAGGTGCAGCAACTGTAGCTCTAATTTTAATAAATTATATAATCAAATTTATCCACTAA
- a CDS encoding CCC motif membrane protein, with product MEQKNLPNVTIALVLAILSFLCCCFGGAPGLILAGIAFFLVKKDEKTYAENPEIYKNYSTLKTVRILALIGMVIGLLYLLYTLWSINQMGGWEGYMEKVQEMTEQYQ from the coding sequence ATGGAACAAAAAAATCTACCTAATGTAACCATCGCCCTAGTTTTGGCCATTTTATCATTCCTCTGTTGCTGTTTTGGAGGAGCACCTGGTCTTATTTTAGCTGGAATAGCATTCTTTTTAGTCAAAAAAGATGAAAAAACGTATGCTGAGAATCCAGAGATATACAAGAATTACAGTACGTTAAAAACAGTTAGGATACTTGCATTAATAGGCATGGTCATAGGATTACTTTATCTATTATATACTTTATGGTCGATCAACCAAATGGGAGGCTGGGAAGGCTACATGGAAAAAGTCCAAGAAATGACGGAACAATATCAATAA
- a CDS encoding CCC motif membrane protein: protein MNQQPLPGASTVLTMGILSIVGTLFCCGPFGAIFSIIGLVKAKTANQLYQQNPENYTDYSNVKTGKILSYIGLALSLIYLVLSILYFGLIVAAITTGELSGEF from the coding sequence ATGAACCAACAACCCTTACCCGGGGCGAGCACCGTGTTGACAATGGGGATTCTCTCCATTGTTGGCACCTTGTTTTGCTGTGGCCCATTTGGTGCTATATTTAGCATCATAGGATTGGTGAAAGCCAAAACTGCCAACCAATTGTACCAACAAAACCCAGAAAATTACACCGATTACAGCAATGTAAAGACAGGTAAGATATTATCCTACATTGGATTGGCCTTGTCCTTGATTTATTTAGTACTGTCCATCCTTTACTTTGGACTTATAGTTGCAGCGATAACAACAGGTGAGTTGAGTGGCGAATTTTAA
- the recQ gene encoding DNA helicase RecQ — translation MSLMNTDLHSSLKKYFGFSKFKGLQEDVIQNILSGNDTFVIMPTGGGKSLCYQLPAIMEEGTAIVVSPLIALMKNQVDAIRGISEQHGIAHVLNSSLTKTEVRQVKEDITKGVTKLLYVAPESLTKEENVDFLKNVKLSFVAVDEAHCISEWGHDFRPEYRNLRGIINRLGDNIPIIGLTATATPKVQEDIIKNLGMTDAKVFKASFNRPNLFYEVRPKTKDVDADIIRFVKQNQGKSGIIYCLSRKRVEELAQVLQVNGVSAVPYHAGFDAKTRSKYQDMFLMEEVDVVVATIAFGMGIDKPDVRFVIHHDIPKSIESYYQETGRAGRDGGEGHCLAYYAYKDVEKLEKFMSGKPVAEQEIGNALLQEIVAYAETSMSRRKFILHYFGEDFDEENGEGADMDDNSRNPKPKEEAKEQVVKLLTVVRDTKEKFKTKEIVKVLIGKTNAMISSHRTDEKSFFGIGKDNDKEFWMALTRQVLVAGLLKKEIERYGILHLTKLGEKYLENPESFMMTKDHVYSREDTGNIVTAQKSNGAVADDNLLKLLRDLRKKEAQQRDVPPFVVFQDPSLEDMSLKYPVTMEELINIQGVGEGKAKKYGKAFVDLISKYVDENDIIRPDDLVVKSTGANSGLKLYVIQSVDRKLPLDDIASAKGLELPELIKEMEQIVFSGTKLNIGYWIDEILDEDQQEEIHDYFLEAETDSISAAIEEFEGDYEDEELRLYRLKFISEVAN, via the coding sequence ATGAGCCTAATGAACACCGATTTGCACTCCTCGCTCAAAAAATATTTTGGTTTCTCAAAATTTAAAGGATTACAGGAAGATGTAATCCAGAATATTCTTAGTGGCAACGACACTTTTGTGATTATGCCAACGGGCGGAGGAAAATCCCTATGTTATCAATTGCCGGCAATTATGGAAGAAGGAACAGCGATTGTTGTCTCTCCTTTGATCGCCCTGATGAAGAACCAAGTCGATGCCATACGGGGAATATCCGAACAGCATGGTATTGCACATGTATTGAACTCTTCCCTGACCAAAACAGAGGTAAGGCAGGTTAAAGAAGATATTACCAAAGGTGTTACCAAATTGCTTTATGTGGCCCCGGAATCCTTGACGAAGGAAGAAAATGTGGATTTCCTCAAAAATGTGAAACTTTCCTTTGTTGCGGTGGACGAGGCCCACTGTATATCGGAGTGGGGGCACGATTTTAGACCGGAATACCGAAACCTTCGGGGCATTATAAACAGACTTGGGGACAACATTCCTATTATAGGTCTTACCGCTACGGCTACACCCAAAGTGCAAGAGGATATCATCAAAAATTTGGGTATGACGGATGCCAAAGTTTTCAAGGCATCGTTTAACCGACCCAATTTGTTCTATGAGGTACGTCCCAAAACCAAGGATGTAGATGCCGATATTATTCGTTTTGTAAAGCAAAATCAAGGGAAATCCGGAATTATATATTGTTTAAGCCGCAAAAGGGTAGAAGAATTGGCCCAGGTACTTCAGGTAAACGGCGTAAGCGCAGTTCCCTATCATGCCGGGTTCGATGCCAAAACCCGTTCCAAATATCAAGATATGTTCTTAATGGAAGAGGTTGATGTGGTTGTGGCCACCATTGCTTTCGGAATGGGGATAGACAAACCTGATGTGCGTTTTGTAATTCATCACGATATTCCCAAAAGTATTGAAAGCTATTACCAAGAAACCGGACGTGCCGGAAGAGATGGGGGCGAGGGACATTGTTTGGCCTATTACGCCTATAAAGATGTGGAAAAGCTGGAAAAATTTATGTCAGGTAAACCCGTAGCGGAGCAAGAAATCGGCAATGCTTTATTGCAAGAAATTGTAGCTTATGCCGAGACATCCATGTCCCGTAGAAAATTTATTCTGCATTACTTCGGTGAAGATTTTGATGAGGAGAACGGGGAAGGAGCCGACATGGACGATAATTCCAGAAACCCCAAACCTAAAGAAGAAGCCAAGGAACAAGTAGTCAAACTTTTGACTGTGGTGAGAGATACCAAAGAAAAATTCAAGACCAAAGAAATTGTCAAGGTTTTGATTGGTAAAACCAATGCCATGATATCCTCGCATAGAACCGATGAAAAAAGCTTTTTCGGAATAGGGAAGGACAATGACAAGGAATTTTGGATGGCCTTGACCAGGCAGGTTCTGGTTGCTGGGCTTTTGAAAAAGGAAATTGAACGATACGGGATTCTTCATTTAACCAAATTGGGTGAAAAGTACTTGGAAAATCCAGAATCATTTATGATGACGAAGGATCATGTCTACTCCAGAGAAGATACCGGAAATATTGTTACGGCCCAGAAATCTAACGGGGCTGTTGCGGATGACAATTTATTGAAACTACTTCGTGACCTCCGAAAAAAAGAGGCACAACAACGGGATGTGCCTCCATTTGTAGTTTTTCAAGACCCATCTTTGGAGGATATGTCGCTAAAATACCCTGTAACCATGGAAGAGTTGATAAATATTCAAGGGGTTGGCGAGGGAAAAGCAAAAAAATATGGGAAAGCCTTTGTAGATCTGATTTCCAAATATGTGGATGAAAATGATATTATAAGGCCAGATGACCTTGTGGTGAAGAGTACCGGGGCCAACTCTGGACTAAAACTTTATGTGATTCAAAGTGTGGACAGAAAATTACCGTTGGATGATATCGCCTCTGCCAAAGGATTGGAACTGCCAGAACTTATAAAAGAGATGGAACAAATCGTATTCAGCGGCACCAAGTTGAACATTGGCTACTGGATAGATGAAATCTTGGACGAGGACCAACAAGAAGAAATCCACGATTACTTTTTGGAAGCAGAAACAGACTCCATTTCTGCTGCCATTGAAGAGTTCGAGGGCGATTACGAAGACGAAGAGCTCCGCTTGTACCGTCTAAAATTTATAAGTGAAGTGGCGAATTAA
- a CDS encoding KpsF/GutQ family sugar-phosphate isomerase codes for MSEIKSILSIAKRTLEIESKAVANLISLLDDQFAHAVQYILESEGRVIVSGVGKSAIVASKIVATLNSTGTPAIFMHAADAIHGDLGTIQQNDVVICLSQSGNTPEIKALLPLIKVGKHKLIGITGNMDSVLAKQADFVLNTYVEKEACPNNLAPTTSTSAQMSMGDALAISLLELKGFSSSDFAKYHPGGALGKKLYLRVADIVVKNQKPQVDINSDIKEVIVEISEKMLGVTAVMDKDKVVGIVTDGDIRRMLSKYDNINGLTARDIMTSNPKTIDVDTLAVKALKLLQEKSISQLLAFDGDTYAGVVHIHNLINEGIL; via the coding sequence TTGAGCGAGATTAAGTCAATTTTATCCATAGCCAAGCGGACCCTTGAAATAGAGAGCAAGGCCGTAGCAAATTTGATTAGTCTGTTGGACGACCAATTTGCACATGCAGTACAGTACATTTTGGAATCGGAAGGAAGGGTTATTGTTTCCGGAGTGGGCAAGAGCGCCATTGTGGCCTCCAAAATTGTAGCAACATTGAACTCCACGGGGACCCCGGCCATATTTATGCATGCCGCGGATGCCATTCATGGCGATCTGGGCACTATCCAACAAAACGATGTGGTCATCTGTTTGTCACAAAGCGGGAACACTCCAGAGATCAAAGCTTTGCTTCCTTTAATTAAAGTAGGAAAGCACAAGCTTATCGGTATCACGGGAAACATGGATTCCGTATTGGCCAAACAGGCCGACTTTGTCCTGAACACCTATGTTGAAAAAGAGGCTTGCCCCAATAATTTGGCGCCTACCACCAGTACTTCGGCCCAAATGTCCATGGGCGATGCACTTGCTATCAGTCTATTAGAACTAAAGGGATTCAGCAGTTCCGATTTTGCCAAGTACCACCCTGGCGGTGCATTGGGAAAGAAGCTATATTTGCGCGTTGCAGACATTGTGGTGAAAAATCAAAAACCACAAGTTGACATTAACTCGGACATTAAAGAGGTTATCGTAGAAATATCCGAAAAAATGTTGGGTGTTACCGCCGTAATGGACAAGGACAAAGTAGTCGGCATTGTAACTGATGGAGATATCCGAAGAATGTTGAGTAAATATGATAATATAAATGGACTTACCGCAAGGGACATTATGACCTCCAATCCCAAAACAATAGATGTGGATACTTTGGCCGTAAAGGCCCTAAAACTATTGCAGGAAAAGAGCATATCCCAATTATTGGCCTTTGACGGCGACACCTATGCCGGAGTGGTCCACATCCATAACCTTATAAACGAGGGAATCCTATAA
- the tatC gene encoding twin-arginine translocase subunit TatC — MAKRERKNPDEMSFLDHLEELRWHLVRSTLAVVIIACFAFVFRGFIFDTILFGPKNMDFPTYQFFCNIGKFFGVDSEFCGDSMPFTIQSRLMAGQFSAHIWTSIWAGVILGFPYILWELWKFISPGLYEKERKHSKGFIITASGLFFLGVLFGYYIVAPLSINFLGSYQVSKEVLNEIDLASYIGTVRASVIACGIMFELPIVIFFLTKVGLVTPEILKKYRKIALVIILILSAIITPPDITSQIIVCIPVLILYQVSIFISKMVVKNEAKKEKARNNA; from the coding sequence ATGGCTAAAAGAGAAAGAAAAAATCCGGATGAAATGTCCTTTTTGGATCATTTGGAAGAATTGCGTTGGCATTTGGTGCGCTCCACTTTGGCAGTTGTGATCATTGCTTGTTTTGCCTTTGTATTCAGGGGCTTTATTTTTGATACCATATTATTCGGTCCCAAGAACATGGACTTTCCTACCTATCAGTTCTTTTGTAACATCGGAAAGTTTTTTGGGGTAGATTCCGAATTCTGTGGCGATTCAATGCCGTTTACCATTCAGAGCCGTTTGATGGCCGGACAGTTCTCCGCACATATCTGGACATCCATCTGGGCGGGGGTAATCCTTGGATTTCCTTATATTTTATGGGAATTGTGGAAATTCATCAGCCCTGGGCTTTACGAGAAGGAAAGAAAACATTCCAAAGGATTCATCATTACAGCCTCTGGATTGTTCTTTCTTGGCGTACTGTTTGGATATTATATCGTGGCTCCTTTATCCATCAACTTTTTAGGGTCGTACCAAGTCAGTAAAGAAGTATTGAACGAAATCGATCTTGCTTCCTATATCGGAACGGTAAGGGCTTCGGTGATTGCCTGTGGAATCATGTTTGAATTGCCCATCGTTATTTTCTTTTTGACCAAAGTTGGATTGGTAACCCCCGAAATCCTAAAGAAATACAGAAAAATAGCCTTGGTAATCATTTTGATACTATCCGCAATCATCACACCTCCGGATATAACCAGTCAAATTATTGTATGTATACCCGTACTTATTTTGTATCAGGTGAGCATATTCATTTCCAAAATGGTAGTTAAAAACGAAGCAAAAAAAGAGAAAGCCAGAAACAATGCCTAA
- a CDS encoding carboxymuconolactone decarboxylase family protein — protein MPNKVEEFNAYRAKMNDKLLAENNKLIKRIFNLDTNAFMEGALDVKTKELLGLVASAVLRCDDCVKYHLESSKEAGANKEEVMETLGIATLVGGTIVIPHLRRAYEYWEDLEESEA, from the coding sequence ATGCCTAATAAAGTAGAAGAGTTCAATGCCTATCGTGCTAAAATGAACGATAAGCTGCTTGCAGAGAACAACAAGCTCATAAAACGTATTTTTAATCTGGACACCAACGCCTTTATGGAAGGTGCCTTGGATGTCAAAACCAAAGAATTATTGGGATTGGTCGCCTCTGCGGTACTCCGTTGTGATGACTGCGTAAAGTACCACTTGGAAAGCTCCAAAGAAGCCGGTGCCAACAAAGAAGAGGTTATGGAAACCTTGGGCATCGCCACTTTGGTGGGGGGAACCATTGTAATACCACATTTACGGCGCGCCTACGAGTATTGGGAAGATTTGGAAGAGAGCGAAGCCTAA
- the lptB gene encoding LPS export ABC transporter ATP-binding protein produces MKLRAENIMKAYRGRKVVKGISLEVNQGEIVGLLGPNGAGKTTSFYMIVGLIKPNGGNIYLDGTNITSFPMYKRAQHGIGYLAQEASVFRKLSIEKNILSVLQLTNMSKKEQHMKMESLIDEFGLGHIRKNRGDLLSGGERRRTEIARALATDPKFILLDEPFAGVDPVAVEDIQRIVAQLKNKNIGILITDHNVQETLAITERSYLMFEGGILKAGIPEELAMDEMVRKVYLGQNFELRKKKLDF; encoded by the coding sequence ATGAAGCTACGCGCAGAAAATATAATGAAGGCCTACCGTGGCCGAAAAGTTGTTAAGGGCATATCCCTTGAAGTAAACCAAGGTGAAATTGTTGGGCTTTTGGGCCCCAACGGAGCGGGTAAAACCACTTCGTTCTACATGATTGTCGGGCTGATAAAACCCAATGGTGGGAATATTTACTTGGACGGCACCAATATTACCAGTTTTCCCATGTACAAAAGGGCACAGCACGGTATAGGTTATTTGGCGCAAGAAGCTTCCGTTTTCCGAAAACTCAGCATAGAAAAAAACATCCTCAGTGTGTTGCAGCTCACCAACATGAGTAAAAAAGAACAACACATGAAAATGGAATCCCTGATTGATGAATTTGGCTTGGGACACATCCGTAAAAACCGCGGAGATTTATTGTCTGGAGGTGAGCGCCGCCGCACCGAAATTGCACGAGCATTGGCCACCGACCCCAAATTTATTTTACTGGATGAACCTTTTGCCGGGGTAGATCCCGTAGCCGTGGAGGATATTCAGCGTATTGTAGCCCAGTTGAAGAACAAAAACATCGGTATTTTGATTACCGACCATAACGTACAGGAAACCTTGGCCATTACCGAACGCTCTTACCTAATGTTCGAAGGTGGTATCCTAAAAGCGGGGATTCCCGAAGAACTCGCTATGGATGAAATGGTGAGAAAAGTGTATCTGGGGCAAAACTTTGAGCTAAGAAAAAAGAAGCTGGATTTTTAA
- a CDS encoding CDP-alcohol phosphatidyltransferase family protein codes for MKSYIPNFLTLLNVLSGCVATVFAVLNHLEWAVLFVFIGIFFDFFDGLAARALNVQSEVGVQLDSLADVITSGLVPGVVMFQLLSMAERGGWNLGFIGHDAEITLLPFVGFAITLASAYRLAKFNIDENQVSSFIGLPTPANALLILSLPMILLYHNSEELNNIILNPWFLVVLTVLSSYLLNSPIKLFALKFKNKSFKDNGIRYLFIIGSLVMLLTLRFLAIPVIILFYVLASLLMPSEK; via the coding sequence ATGAAGTCCTATATTCCCAATTTTTTAACCTTGCTCAATGTGTTGAGCGGCTGTGTTGCCACGGTGTTTGCAGTGCTAAATCATTTGGAGTGGGCCGTACTTTTTGTGTTTATCGGGATTTTCTTTGACTTTTTTGATGGTCTCGCAGCTAGGGCGCTTAATGTGCAGAGTGAGGTAGGGGTGCAGCTAGATTCGTTGGCCGATGTAATTACAAGCGGTTTGGTTCCAGGCGTGGTGATGTTTCAATTGTTGAGCATGGCCGAACGAGGTGGATGGAACCTTGGATTTATTGGTCACGATGCAGAAATTACGTTGTTGCCTTTTGTTGGTTTTGCCATAACCTTGGCTTCGGCCTACCGATTGGCCAAGTTTAATATAGATGAAAATCAAGTATCCTCATTTATCGGGCTGCCAACACCTGCTAATGCACTTTTGATTTTGTCGTTGCCAATGATTCTTCTGTACCATAACAGCGAAGAACTGAACAACATCATCCTAAACCCTTGGTTTTTGGTGGTTTTGACGGTTTTGAGCTCTTACTTATTGAACTCCCCCATCAAACTATTTGCCTTGAAATTCAAAAACAAGAGCTTTAAGGACAATGGAATTCGTTACTTGTTCATTATCGGGAGCTTGGTAATGCTGCTAACGCTTCGTTTTTTGGCGATACCTGTGATAATTCTCTTTTATGTTTTGGCTTCTTTGCTGATGCCTTCCGAAAAGTAG
- a CDS encoding DUF4105 domain-containing protein, whose product MRRKLHLLLFFLIIGKFLFSQAPELTENSKISLLTCAAGDQLYSAFGHTAFRVQDPALGIDVVYNYGTFDFNQPNFYLNFTKGRMIYSLSRRNFETFLYEYELEKRWVKEQILDLNLQQRNQLLAFFEENYLPENRDYPYDPLLNNCSSITGDILKEQFGDDVVFDDSHLEKRYTFRQLVRQFMDVNTWSMFGIDLAFGSPVDRKATVLEHIFLPYYAMEQLRNTTLDGVPLVKRERTILDYSEHTQRSFFPLSPLFWFILLMAFTGIITYFDYKHKARSRWLDFSLLFITGFAGTFLFLLWVAADHTSTPYNYNILWAFPINIIVAFALVVQDKVPQWVSKYLWSTLVLIGIVLLLWIIKVQIFSPVLIPLLLTLAIRYLYMIKYSKL is encoded by the coding sequence ATGAGACGAAAGCTCCATCTATTACTTTTTTTCTTGATTATCGGGAAATTCCTTTTTTCCCAAGCCCCAGAACTCACCGAAAATTCAAAGATAAGCTTGCTTACCTGTGCTGCGGGTGATCAACTTTATTCCGCTTTTGGACACACAGCTTTCCGTGTACAGGACCCCGCCCTCGGCATCGATGTGGTCTACAATTACGGTACTTTCGATTTCAATCAACCTAACTTTTATTTGAACTTCACCAAGGGTAGAATGATATATTCCCTTTCCCGCAGAAATTTTGAAACCTTCCTTTACGAATACGAACTGGAAAAAAGATGGGTAAAAGAGCAAATTTTGGACCTGAATCTGCAACAACGCAACCAGCTTCTAGCTTTTTTTGAAGAAAACTATCTGCCCGAAAATCGGGATTACCCCTATGACCCGCTATTGAACAACTGCTCCAGCATTACGGGCGATATTTTAAAAGAACAATTCGGAGATGACGTTGTTTTTGACGACTCCCATCTCGAAAAACGATACACGTTCCGCCAATTGGTACGTCAATTTATGGATGTGAACACTTGGTCCATGTTTGGGATTGACTTGGCTTTTGGGTCACCTGTTGACAGAAAGGCCACCGTTCTAGAACATATATTTTTGCCCTACTATGCCATGGAGCAACTGCGAAACACCACATTGGATGGGGTACCTTTGGTAAAGCGAGAACGTACCATTTTGGATTACAGCGAACACACGCAACGAAGTTTTTTTCCACTATCTCCGCTATTTTGGTTCATTTTGCTAATGGCTTTCACTGGAATAATCACCTATTTTGATTACAAACACAAAGCACGTAGCCGCTGGTTGGACTTTTCGCTCTTGTTTATAACAGGTTTTGCAGGAACCTTCCTGTTCTTGCTTTGGGTAGCGGCAGATCATACCTCTACTCCATACAATTACAATATTTTATGGGCATTCCCCATAAATATCATAGTTGCCTTTGCCCTGGTGGTACAAGATAAGGTGCCACAATGGGTTTCAAAATATTTATGGTCCACCTTGGTGTTGATAGGCATTGTGTTATTGCTTTGGATAATTAAGGTTCAGATTTTTTCTCCTGTGCTTATTCCGTTACTTTTGACCCTGGCCATCCGATACCTGTACATGATCAAGTATTCCAAATTATAG
- a CDS encoding ABC-F family ATP-binding cassette domain-containing protein — MNLLTVENISKSYGELVLFSGISFGINKDQKIALIAKNGSGKTSILNIMAGKDTSETGQVTTRKGIKISFLEQEPDLNPNLTIEETIFTTDSEILKVISAYEKAVENPEDTDQYQKAFEAMERHNAWDFETQYKQILFQLQLSKLDAKVSTLSGGQKKRLALANALLNKPDLLILDEPTNHLDLEMIEWLEAYFAKESITLFMVTHDRYFLDRVCNEILELDNNQLYTYKGNYSYYLNEKDARMEREAVEQQKSKMLYKKELDWMRRQPKARTTKSKSRIDDFAEIKQRAHQRRQEHEVQLELNMERLGSKILELHNISKSYGDKTILDKFDYNFTKGERVGIIGKNGTGKSTFLNILTQQEDIEGGKVVVGDTVKFGYYTQKGILVKEGQKVIDVIREYGDYIPLKKGRQISAQQLLERFLFDRKKQYDFVEKLSGGERKRLYLCTVLIQNPNFLILDEPTNDLDIVTLNVLESFLLDFPGCLIVVSHDRYFMDKIVDHLFVFRGEGVVEDFPGNYSDYRIYENSKVIEKRENKTGSSEKTENNWRDTSGGKLSYAEQKEYKQLEKDIQKLEEKKSLLQNKFTDPELDGDEIADLSIELKEITGAIEEKTERWFELSSIIEG, encoded by the coding sequence ATGAACTTATTAACGGTCGAAAACATATCAAAATCGTATGGGGAGCTGGTGCTCTTCTCCGGTATTTCTTTTGGAATCAACAAGGACCAAAAGATAGCGCTCATCGCCAAAAACGGGAGTGGAAAAACATCTATTCTCAATATCATGGCAGGTAAAGATACCTCCGAGACGGGCCAAGTGACCACCCGAAAAGGCATCAAGATTTCATTTTTGGAGCAAGAACCCGATTTGAACCCCAATTTGACCATTGAGGAAACCATTTTTACTACCGACAGTGAAATACTAAAAGTGATTTCCGCTTACGAAAAAGCTGTGGAGAATCCAGAGGATACCGATCAATACCAAAAGGCTTTTGAGGCCATGGAACGCCACAATGCATGGGATTTTGAAACGCAGTACAAGCAAATCCTTTTTCAATTACAGCTTTCCAAACTCGATGCCAAAGTGAGTACGCTTTCTGGCGGACAAAAGAAACGCTTGGCCTTGGCCAATGCCCTGCTCAACAAACCCGATTTATTGATTCTGGATGAGCCCACCAACCATTTGGACCTTGAAATGATCGAATGGCTGGAAGCTTATTTTGCCAAAGAGAGCATTACCTTGTTTATGGTAACGCACGATCGTTATTTTTTGGACAGGGTGTGCAATGAAATCTTGGAGCTGGACAACAATCAACTGTATACCTACAAAGGCAACTATTCCTACTACTTGAATGAAAAAGACGCCCGAATGGAGCGTGAAGCGGTGGAACAGCAAAAATCCAAAATGCTGTACAAAAAGGAGTTGGATTGGATGCGGAGACAACCTAAGGCCCGTACTACAAAATCCAAATCACGGATTGATGATTTTGCAGAGATAAAACAACGCGCCCACCAGCGTCGCCAAGAGCATGAGGTTCAACTGGAACTGAACATGGAACGTTTGGGCAGTAAGATTTTGGAACTTCACAATATTTCCAAATCCTATGGTGATAAAACCATTTTGGATAAGTTCGATTACAACTTCACCAAAGGTGAACGAGTCGGAATCATAGGAAAAAACGGAACCGGAAAATCCACATTTTTAAATATCCTCACACAACAAGAAGACATTGAAGGTGGCAAAGTTGTGGTTGGAGATACCGTAAAATTTGGATACTACACCCAAAAAGGAATTCTTGTTAAAGAAGGACAAAAGGTTATCGATGTTATTCGAGAGTACGGGGATTACATCCCTTTAAAAAAAGGACGTCAAATTTCTGCGCAACAATTATTGGAGCGTTTTCTTTTTGACCGTAAAAAACAGTATGATTTTGTTGAAAAACTAAGTGGTGGCGAACGGAAACGCTTGTATTTATGCACCGTTCTTATCCAAAACCCCAATTTCCTTATTCTGGATGAGCCCACAAACGATTTGGACATTGTTACCTTGAACGTACTGGAAAGTTTCTTGTTGGATTTCCCCGGATGTTTGATCGTGGTCTCCCACGACCGCTATTTTATGGACAAAATTGTGGACCATTTGTTTGTCTTCAGAGGTGAAGGGGTTGTGGAGGACTTTCCCGGCAACTACTCCGATTACCGAATCTATGAGAACAGTAAAGTAATCGAGAAACGGGAAAACAAGACCGGTTCTTCAGAAAAAACGGAAAATAATTGGAGGGACACCAGCGGAGGTAAACTTTCCTATGCAGAGCAAAAGGAATACAAGCAACTGGAAAAGGACATTCAAAAACTGGAAGAGAAGAAAAGTTTACTCCAAAATAAATTTACCGACCCCGAGTTGGATGGAGATGAAATTGCAGATTTATCCATTGAACTAAAAGAGATCACGGGCGCCATTGAAGAAAAAACGGAGCGCTGGTTCGAACTTTCTTCCATAATAGAGGGGTAG
- a CDS encoding cob(I)yrinic acid a,c-diamide adenosyltransferase yields MKIYTKTGDKGTTALFTGTRVPKHHVRIESYGTIDELNSYLGLLRDQEMDEHSKETLALIQEKLFTVGSILATEPKKDKRLKIPRISSEDIEFLEKEMDKMNEDLPEMTHFILPGGHTTVSYCHIARTVCRRGERMISYLHENEPVPDNVLSYINRLSDYLFVLARKLSKDLKAQEVKWIPEKLDR; encoded by the coding sequence ATGAAGATATATACCAAAACTGGAGATAAGGGCACCACAGCATTATTTACAGGAACCCGCGTACCCAAACACCATGTTCGTATAGAAAGTTACGGCACCATAGATGAGCTCAACTCTTATTTAGGTCTTTTGCGCGATCAAGAGATGGACGAACATTCCAAAGAAACGCTAGCCTTGATCCAAGAAAAACTTTTTACCGTAGGTTCCATATTGGCCACAGAGCCCAAAAAAGATAAAAGACTCAAAATTCCACGTATAAGTTCGGAGGATATCGAATTTTTGGAAAAGGAAATGGACAAAATGAACGAAGATCTTCCGGAAATGACACATTTTATCCTTCCGGGAGGACACACCACCGTGTCATACTGTCATATCGCCAGAACGGTTTGTCGCCGTGGCGAACGTATGATTTCCTATCTACATGAAAATGAGCCTGTACCGGACAACGTACTCTCTTATATTAACCGCCTTTCGGACTATTTGTTTGTATTGGCACGTAAATTGTCAAAAGACTTAAAAGCTCAAGAAGTCAAGTGGATTCCTGAGAAGTTGGACCGATAA